In Sulfuritortus calidifontis, the sequence AATTCATGATCCTTCTGCGCAAGGCCGACATCAAAGAGGCGATGTATGTGCTGGAACGGATCGTGCAGAAGGTGCGCGAGACCCCGATCAAGACCAGCGTCGGCGACATCGTCATGACCGTGAGCGTGGGTATCGGCTATCCCGGCCGGGAGGATAGGGACATCCAGGTCGCCCTGGCCGAGGCCGACAGCTGTCTGTATCAGGCCAAGGTTCATGGCCGCGACCGGGTCGAGGTGCGCAGCCGGGTGGGTGGCATCCTTTGGATGGCGCAGGCGGTGAAGAATGCGGTGCGGGAGGAGCGCATCCAGCTGGCCAGCCAGCCCATCGTCGACCTGGCGACCGGCGAGGTCGTGGCCGACGAAGCCCTGGCGCGGCTGGTCATGCCCGACGGTGCCATGTTGCCGGCAGGGGAGTTTATTGAGACGGCCGAAGGCTTGGGCTTGATGGTGGAGATCGATCGCCAGATCACCCGTCAGGCCATGGCCCGCTGCACCAACCTCCTGGCCCAGGGCCAGAAACGGCCGAATTTCGCCCACTTCGTCAACCTGTCGCCGCAGTTTCTCGCCCGCAAGAACCTGGTGATGGAGACGCTGATGAATGCCCAGAGCTATTGCATGGCCTGTGGCGTCGAGATGCCCCAGGTCAAGCCCATCGTGTTCGAGATCACCGAGCGGCAGTTTCTGGGCAACCTCGACAGCCTGGAAGCCGACCTCCAGCCCTTGCTCGACTTCGGCTTCCGTCTGGCTCTGGATGACTTCGGCAGCGGCTATTCCTCTTTCCTCTACCTGGCCCGTTTACCCATCAGCTTCCTCAAGATCGAGGGCTGGATGGTGGCGAACATGCGCAAGGAGCGGAAGACCGCCGCGATCATCGAAAGTCTGGCCCGTTTCTGCCGGGACCAGGGCATCACCACGGTGGCAGAATGGGTCGAGGACGAGGAGACCGCCCGCCTGCTGCGGGAAATGGGGGTGGACTGGGCCCAGGGTTGGTATTATGGGCGGCCGGAATTGAGCTAGTTCATTGATATCGCTATCCCGGCGCTTTGCAAATGGGATAGAATTTTCAATGCTTATTAAAAAACCGATTTATTCGAGGCAACGACAATGAACAAAGGGATGCTGCTGCAAGACCCGTTCCTGAATGCCCT encodes:
- a CDS encoding EAL domain-containing protein, which codes for MPLQKPKQGAATADCKAALDEANRHLERLKLLWKLVTSRDSVGDPIDAMLALAVEALGMDMAAVGNFTDVYTVNYVYDKAGAIKAGMTFPTGDTLCQHVHDAKGPVFVEDLTRHPAFSHSLAVTQAGLRAYAGLPIWVGEGVHSVLAFFSRTPFKAPFGEADIAFMELLAAWLGNFLYQRQQQELLERLALTDPLTGLLNRRAAERRLTEEFARAKRHDEGFAIALVDLDHFKSINDRYGHGVGDQVLQGMAKLLDSESRSEDWVARWGGEEFMILLRKADIKEAMYVLERIVQKVRETPIKTSVGDIVMTVSVGIGYPGREDRDIQVALAEADSCLYQAKVHGRDRVEVRSRVGGILWMAQAVKNAVREERIQLASQPIVDLATGEVVADEALARLVMPDGAMLPAGEFIETAEGLGLMVEIDRQITRQAMARCTNLLAQGQKRPNFAHFVNLSPQFLARKNLVMETLMNAQSYCMACGVEMPQVKPIVFEITERQFLGNLDSLEADLQPLLDFGFRLALDDFGSGYSSFLYLARLPISFLKIEGWMVANMRKERKTAAIIESLARFCRDQGITTVAEWVEDEETARLLREMGVDWAQGWYYGRPELS